One window of Aestuariirhabdus haliotis genomic DNA carries:
- a CDS encoding YdcH family protein, whose product MPIEKHDLVHELPEYRDQIHHLKMNNAHFAKLFDAYHDVEHEVHRIEEGVETPSDEYLANRKKSRLKLKDELFDMLKKHTEATA is encoded by the coding sequence ATGCCAATAGAGAAACACGATCTTGTTCACGAACTGCCGGAGTACAGAGACCAGATTCACCACTTGAAAATGAACAATGCGCATTTCGCCAAACTGTTTGACGCCTACCATGATGTCGAGCACGAGGTGCACCGCATTGAAGAGGGTGTCGAAACCCCGTCGGATGAATATCTGGCAAACAGGAAAAAGAGCCGCTTGAAGCTGAAGGATGAGCTATTCGATATGTTGAAAAAGCATACCGAAGCGACGGCCTGA
- a CDS encoding ABC transporter substrate-binding protein, producing the protein MKMKMAFGAALLSLLASFTQAAEQQVVRLASDFTYPPFNYKNADGKPVGFDIEIADALCAQMKVKCEWVTQDWDGLIPALLVRKADAIMASMRITEDRKKKVLFTHKYYKTPARFVAREDAKLVISKAGLKGKTIGVQRGTIHDNYVSDKFGDVVNIKRYSGQDEVYLDAANGRLDAIFGNSDQLLLAFLEKDSGKGFGFVGEPVTDPAYIGEGTALALRKGDEKLAQQFNQAIAAIRADGTYDKIAGKYFSFDIYGD; encoded by the coding sequence ATGAAAATGAAAATGGCATTTGGTGCGGCACTGTTGTCGTTGCTGGCATCCTTCACCCAAGCAGCAGAGCAACAGGTGGTGCGATTGGCATCAGACTTTACCTACCCGCCCTTTAACTACAAAAATGCTGACGGCAAGCCGGTGGGTTTTGATATCGAGATTGCCGACGCTCTGTGTGCCCAAATGAAAGTAAAGTGTGAATGGGTTACCCAGGACTGGGATGGTTTGATTCCTGCGCTGCTGGTGCGTAAGGCCGATGCTATTATGGCATCGATGCGCATCACCGAAGACCGTAAAAAGAAGGTGTTGTTTACCCACAAGTATTACAAGACGCCTGCTCGCTTTGTCGCCCGAGAAGACGCCAAACTGGTGATCAGCAAAGCGGGGCTGAAAGGCAAAACCATCGGTGTTCAGCGTGGCACCATCCATGATAACTATGTTTCTGATAAATTCGGGGATGTGGTGAACATCAAGCGTTACAGCGGGCAGGATGAGGTCTACCTGGATGCGGCTAACGGTCGTCTGGATGCTATTTTCGGTAACTCTGATCAGCTGTTGCTGGCGTTTCTGGAAAAAGACAGCGGCAAAGGCTTTGGCTTTGTCGGCGAGCCGGTGACCGATCCCGCCTATATTGGCGAAGGAACGGCGCTGGCGTTGCGCAAGGGTGATGAAAAACTGGCGCAACAGTTTAATCAGGCCATCGCGGCAATTCGTGCCGATGGCACCTACGATAAAATCGCCGGTAAGTATTTCTCCTTTGATATCTACGGTGACTAG
- the trxC gene encoding thioredoxin TrxC, whose protein sequence is MTTITLACAHCSTFNRIPRERLADKPSCGRCKLPVLSAKPVIANSGNFNNLVLKSSIPVVVDFWATWCAPCVQFAPTFEQAAARWEPRARFVKLETEAEQALAQRYAIRSIPTLMLFRDGKEIARQSGALPAQAFDQWLGQVIGSA, encoded by the coding sequence ATGACTACCATCACCCTGGCCTGCGCCCACTGCAGCACATTCAATCGTATTCCCCGCGAACGCCTGGCTGACAAGCCCTCCTGTGGTCGTTGCAAGCTACCCGTTCTGAGCGCCAAGCCAGTGATCGCCAACAGCGGTAACTTCAATAATCTGGTATTGAAATCCAGCATTCCGGTGGTGGTGGACTTCTGGGCAACCTGGTGCGCTCCCTGTGTTCAGTTCGCCCCCACCTTTGAGCAGGCCGCTGCCCGCTGGGAACCCAGAGCGCGCTTCGTCAAACTGGAAACCGAAGCCGAACAGGCCCTGGCCCAGCGTTATGCCATTCGCAGCATTCCCACCCTGATGCTGTTTCGTGATGGTAAGGAGATCGCCCGCCAGAGCGGTGCCCTGCCGGCGCAGGCATTTGACCAGTGGCTGGGGCAGGTCATTGGCTCGGCTTAA
- the hisC gene encoding histidinol-phosphate transaminase, with translation MSSLADQLAAPAVKALIPYQSARRIGGEGHLWLNANELEADFRSDDRSPNLHRYPDFLPHELAEAYQQYSGVDCSVVAVRGADEAIELLVRAFCQPGKDRLMICPPTYAMYDFCGEAASVAVDKVPLLDDFQLDMPRIKAGVANSHLLFLCSPNNPTGNLINRDDIIELLEYTKDSTLVVVDEAYIEFAPDHSVANLIAEYPHLVVIRTLSKAFGLAAVRCGFVLANASVMAYLNKVIAPYPIPDPSAKISLTALLPNNVAEMRRATEQLIAVREQFVERIKHLPCIESVYESHTNFVLIRQRKHESAEAQQTLFSYLIDQGIVARDQSQDPALEGCVRITIGEPDSMDEVATALENYQY, from the coding sequence ATGAGTTCTTTGGCCGATCAGCTTGCGGCTCCTGCCGTGAAGGCGCTTATTCCCTATCAATCGGCTCGCCGCATTGGGGGAGAGGGGCATCTTTGGCTCAATGCCAACGAGCTGGAGGCAGATTTTCGCAGCGATGATCGCAGCCCGAACCTGCACCGCTACCCCGATTTCTTACCTCACGAATTGGCTGAGGCGTACCAGCAATACAGTGGTGTCGATTGTTCGGTGGTGGCGGTGCGGGGCGCCGATGAGGCGATTGAACTGCTGGTGCGGGCCTTTTGCCAGCCGGGCAAAGACCGCCTGATGATCTGTCCGCCCACCTATGCCATGTATGACTTTTGCGGCGAGGCGGCCTCGGTGGCCGTGGACAAGGTGCCCTTGCTGGATGATTTCCAGCTGGATATGCCTCGTATAAAAGCCGGAGTTGCCAATAGCCATTTGCTGTTTCTGTGCTCGCCCAATAACCCGACCGGCAACCTGATCAATCGGGATGACATCATTGAACTGCTCGAGTACACGAAAGACAGCACCCTGGTGGTGGTCGATGAAGCCTATATCGAATTTGCTCCGGACCACAGCGTGGCCAACCTGATTGCCGAGTATCCTCATCTGGTGGTGATTCGTACCCTGTCCAAGGCCTTTGGCCTGGCGGCCGTGCGTTGTGGATTTGTTCTGGCAAACGCCAGCGTCATGGCCTACCTGAATAAGGTGATTGCCCCCTACCCGATTCCGGACCCCAGCGCGAAGATTTCCCTGACCGCATTGTTGCCGAACAACGTGGCTGAAATGCGTCGCGCCACCGAGCAGTTGATTGCCGTGCGTGAGCAATTTGTCGAGCGGATAAAGCATCTGCCCTGTATCGAATCGGTGTATGAATCTCATACCAATTTTGTCTTGATTCGCCAGCGCAAACACGAATCAGCAGAAGCGCAACAAACACTTTTTTCATATTTGATCGATCAGGGCATTGTAGCCCGTGATCAATCACAGGATCCTGCTCTCGAAGGTTGTGTGCGGATCACCATTGGCGAGCCCGACTCTATGGACGAAGTTGCGACCGCCCTGGAAAACTACCAATACTAA
- a CDS encoding LysR substrate-binding domain-containing protein: MAGQTPNMLKRLPSFRELQTFVVTAEHLNFTHAATALSLTQSAVSRQVIALEQQLGVSLFNRHARGLSLTVQGMRFLPQVEQALATLTHAMDGLLADDDRIPVKAPTCIMPWLLPRLISFRSRYPQLEIELTSTVRHGINFATEHFHAAILYGQADEPGLEYHLLFDEVLTPMCSPELIEGNHIPNRQQLCQLTWLHASDNQHDWQLWLQAAQLAGLSAEHNQHFDTLDLATNAALQGFGITIGDLTLSAPELSQGRLIAPFNTRVRSGKAYYLVYPEQQSGDPNLQCFSQWLKQ; the protein is encoded by the coding sequence ATGGCTGGACAGACACCGAACATGCTCAAGCGCTTACCTTCGTTTCGCGAACTGCAGACCTTTGTCGTGACCGCGGAGCATCTTAATTTTACTCATGCTGCTACAGCACTGAGCTTGACTCAAAGCGCAGTGAGCCGGCAGGTGATCGCGCTCGAACAGCAATTGGGCGTCAGCCTGTTTAACCGCCACGCCCGGGGCCTGAGCCTGACCGTACAAGGCATGCGTTTTTTGCCACAGGTGGAACAGGCGCTTGCCACCCTGACCCACGCCATGGATGGGCTGCTGGCGGATGACGACAGAATTCCTGTCAAGGCACCCACCTGCATCATGCCCTGGCTGTTGCCGCGCCTGATCAGCTTTCGCAGTCGCTATCCGCAGCTGGAGATTGAGCTCACCTCCACCGTGCGCCATGGTATCAATTTCGCGACCGAACACTTCCACGCCGCCATCCTCTATGGGCAGGCCGACGAACCGGGGCTGGAATATCACCTATTGTTCGACGAGGTGCTAACCCCGATGTGCTCCCCCGAGCTGATCGAGGGCAACCACATCCCTAATCGTCAGCAGCTGTGCCAACTCACCTGGCTGCACGCCAGCGATAACCAGCACGACTGGCAGCTCTGGTTACAGGCGGCCCAACTGGCCGGACTCAGCGCCGAACACAACCAGCACTTTGACACCCTCGACCTGGCCACCAACGCCGCCCTGCAAGGTTTTGGTATTACTATTGGCGACCTGACCCTGAGCGCACCGGAACTGTCCCAGGGGCGTTTAATCGCCCCTTTCAACACTCGTGTCAGAAGCGGTAAAGCCTATTACCTGGTGTATCCGGAACAGCAGTCCGGCGATCCAAACCTGCAATGCTTTAGCCAATGGCTGAAACAGTAA